From the SAR324 cluster bacterium genome, the window ACAGATCAGCGATTCCCTGCGAAAAATTTCGATGGTGGTCCGTACCAATCGGCATACGATTGAATCGTTGTTTGGCTCGGTCCGTGAGTTGATTCCCTCCAGGGGACAACCCCGCATGTCCCACGCAAAAACACCGCAAAAGTCGTTATCAGAGAACAAAAAGTCACACACCCCCCCGCTGCTGAGTCAATCCGCAAAAATCTCTGAAAAAAAAATGGTACAAAAACAGGATAAAAAACAAAACAAGGCCTTTCTGGACTGGTAGTTCATCATTACTCGACAGTGGTAAGTTCTCAGCTTTCAGTTCTCATTTTTTTTGAGTTTATTGAAATTATTATGATTTTTTATATAAGCCAAAAAGCTTATTTGAAAGTTTGATGTTTAGGAAATTTTTAATTTCAATGACTTACAAAAAGCTGAAGGCTGATAACTTAAAACTTACAACTCTTGAGATCATTAAAGGAAAATTATGTCACAAATATTGATCATCGATGATGAAGTAATGATACGAGACATGCTGTCGAATAGTCTGAATAGAAAAGGTTACAGCACAATGACGGCTGAAGATGGCGCAAAGGGGTTGGAAATTTTCCGGCAGCATAGGCCGTATGTCATTATTCTGGATTTGAATATGCCCAAAATGAGCGGTCTGGAGTTTTTGAAACAACTCGACCCGGAAATTCTGACCCAATTTGCCATTATTGTTCTGACTGGTCATGGGGGTGATAAAGAGATTGAAGAATGCTATCGTCTCGGTGTGCAATCGTTTTTAAGAAAACCGGTCAATCTGTTTGAACTCAAGGGAATCATAAAGCGGGCTTTTGATTTAAAGGAGGCAAGTGATCAGGTTGTTCAACTTTCCAGTAAACTGACTTCCATGCTGAGAAATCTTCCCGATCTGATCTGGGAATGTGACACCAATCTTGTTTTCAGTTATGTGAGTGAAAATGTGAAAAGTATTCTGGGTTATGAACCACAGGATCTGATCGGGAAAAGTATTTCTGATTTTCTGGTTGACGAGGATGTGACCCAGTTTTATTTCAAATTTAAAAAAGATGTTTCATCCCTGAGCGTGGAAATCCGTGAACTTACTTTGCGGTTCAAAGCCAAGGATGGGAGCATCCTTCCCATGATGATTTCCGCCAATCAGGAACGAGATGTTCAAGGCAATGTCAAAGGCATGACAGGAATCAATCGGGATGCGTCCACACTTTCTTCACTGGAAAAAAGCATTGAAAATATGACAGAGAACATGCTGATCAAGATCAATGAACAATGCCGGTTGATTTATGCGGATCCTGATGTGTTAAAGTACTTACCATCCTCGCTCAACCTGGAAACAACCCCCCTGGACTTCATCAGTATGATCACGGATCCCTCGTTGGGGGCCCTGTTTCCATTCGCTTTTGATCAGCAGGAAGATCTCCCTTTTCCTGTGGATGTTGTGCTTAAAGATGATGCCGGAAAATCAAAAATATTCAGAGTGAAACTGGGTTTCAACGCTGAAGAAAACTGTTTGCAGGGACAAATGCTTCCTTCTGGAGCAAATGACCAGGTGGCCGTTATGAATGAAAAAATGGCGGAGCAGGAGAAGGCCCTGGAAAACTCGATCATGATAGATGAGGACACTCGCCAGAGTATCCTGTCAGACAGCAACAATCTGGCCAATGAAATACTCGGTTTGATCAAGTCGCTTGAACCCTTCGGGTTTGAAGGGAGTAAGCTGTTCAACATCGAAGAATACACCCTGTTCATTCGCGGAAAAAACATGGCCGATTACATTGAAAAATTAAGGATGCTGGGCAACAAGGTGCATGGACTCAAGGGAACCTCGGGTTTCTTGATTCCTGCCAGCAAGGAATTATGTCATCGAATGGAAGAAATCACGAAACCGCTTGCTGACCATAAACTCATATTGATCCGCCCTGTCGCATTGTTGCTCAAACAATTTCTGTTCAAGATTCAGAGCATGCTTGAACAATATGGACAGGATCCTGAAACGGATTTTGATCTTGAGGACTGGCCTTTAAAAATTGAACAGGCTCTCGAATCATCACGTTCCTTCATTGGGGATCAGGAGAAAATATTTGTCAAACTGTTGCAGGAACGAACCAGCGATGCCGGAGAAGTCCGGATCAGGAAAGAAGAATATCTGTCTGTTTCACTGTCAGGCTATGAAAAACTGTCTGAACAAATCAAAAACATGTTTTATATGGTTTCCGCGAATATTTCAGAGGAATCATTGATTCAGGTTTCTAACACCTACAATGATTTTCTGGACACTCACCAGCGGATCAAAAAAGTACCACTGGATATGTCACGATATGAACGTCTCATTCCCAGCATCGCGGTTCAATATAGCAAACTGGCCAGCTTTACCTACATTGACCATGGTGTTCACGCTGACAAGGAGTTTTGGAATGCCATGCATGAAATTTTCAATCACAGTCTGAAAAACTCGGTCATTCATGGCATTGAAACTGTTAAGGAAAGGGAACAAATCAACAAGCCTGAAAT encodes:
- a CDS encoding response regulator; the encoded protein is MSQILIIDDEVMIRDMLSNSLNRKGYSTMTAEDGAKGLEIFRQHRPYVIILDLNMPKMSGLEFLKQLDPEILTQFAIIVLTGHGGDKEIEECYRLGVQSFLRKPVNLFELKGIIKRAFDLKEASDQVVQLSSKLTSMLRNLPDLIWECDTNLVFSYVSENVKSILGYEPQDLIGKSISDFLVDEDVTQFYFKFKKDVSSLSVEIRELTLRFKAKDGSILPMMISANQERDVQGNVKGMTGINRDASTLSSLEKSIENMTENMLIKINEQCRLIYADPDVLKYLPSSLNLETTPLDFISMITDPSLGALFPFAFDQQEDLPFPVDVVLKDDAGKSKIFRVKLGFNAEENCLQGQMLPSGANDQVAVMNEKMAEQEKALENSIMIDEDTRQSILSDSNNLANEILGLIKSLEPFGFEGSKLFNIEEYTLFIRGKNMADYIEKLRMLGNKVHGLKGTSGFLIPASKELCHRMEEITKPLADHKLILIRPVALLLKQFLFKIQSMLEQYGQDPETDFDLEDWPLKIEQALESSRSFIGDQEKIFVKLLQERTSDAGEVRIRKEEYLSVSLSGYEKLSEQIKNMFYMVSANISEESLIQVSNTYNDFLDTHQRIKKVPLDMSRYERLIPSIAVQYSKLASFTYIDHGVHADKEFWNAMHEIFNHSLKNSVIHGIETVKEREQINKPEIGNITVEVQEDALHLYITVRDDGQGINMPKVIEKALENRIITREQLDQMTDEQILALVFIQGVSTAEKLDDNAGRGVGLNAVHEAMLKFQGTCSIQSSPGKGTSWNFIFPKSNVSIPCFVVTVGSFKLAIPEDSVEAFHGYRTENLTHLNQKLAYHYQNEAIPVLDSRSCFDQDVVIEENHIRRILILKTRFEKMGLIINDIIYHATLPLLALPEEFKPVPVYLGATLLGNDPILVFNANSEVLNQA